The following are from one region of the Achromobacter xylosoxidans genome:
- a CDS encoding phage tail fiber protein, producing MATLTSANSVLMLTVGGVFSVPQKIEGYASDSAFTFDAAKPAQVTMGVDGRMSAGYVPVPCVQTIMIQPDSPSMRIFEIWMAASETAREVFYANGTLNIPSIDRKYTLTRGVLTQIPPAPDAKAMLQPMAFQITWQNVSPALV from the coding sequence ATGGCGACTTTGACCAGTGCCAACTCGGTTCTGATGCTTACGGTGGGCGGCGTTTTTTCGGTGCCGCAGAAAATCGAGGGCTACGCTTCCGACAGCGCCTTCACCTTCGACGCTGCCAAGCCCGCGCAGGTAACCATGGGCGTGGACGGCCGCATGTCGGCCGGCTACGTGCCGGTCCCCTGCGTGCAGACAATCATGATCCAGCCCGACTCCCCGTCCATGCGCATCTTCGAGATCTGGATGGCGGCCAGCGAAACGGCCCGGGAAGTGTTCTATGCAAACGGCACCCTCAACATCCCGTCGATCGACCGCAAGTACACGCTGACCCGCGGCGTGCTGACGCAGATTCCGCCGGCGCCGGATGCCAAGGCGATGCTCCAACCCATGGCGTTCCAGATCACCTGGCAGAACGTCTCTCCGGCGCTGGTGTGA
- a CDS encoding acyltransferase family protein: MKYLPEIDGLRAVSVIAVLLYHLGVTWIPGGFTGVDVFFVISGFLITTIIRDDIQRGTFSFAKFYARRIRRIFPALVAVLLATALMGYFVLAPGDYASQGRSAIAAAASVSNVYFYFNTGYFDNSAETLPLLHTWSLGVEEQFYIILPIFLILLSKTRLQQYLGPILLAVMGVSFAASAWRVGVDQKSAFYLVHYRAWELGAGAILAFIPSWRAKAPQWLAQLATLVGLGLVGYSIFSPHPVQSFPGIGALPATVGAALLLAFSGRKGLVNRTLSLPPMVFIGKISYSLYLWHWPLIAYWRHYTSWAPLSQGEQILIGASAIAAGWASWRFVETPFRHGTATNWRSIWVGIGTMAAATAPAIAIALSAGMPGRLPPEYTALQSKDAMWQWDCPENLSLHGEYLCSAGAPWSTANVQAVVIGDSHAQHMMPLLHEAGVRSNTAIGMIGSCPPIFNPEPGGLQHFDRAFVKRCIESRQQLFDFLQKNPDVSTVVVAGLWPMLGYSVYKTDEELSEVMAARNTASPTAQGNAFSAGSHHISRELRALADELRNVRPGVRMIVISDIPTFQRDPLPCVLTRSSALLRRSCDEKTEMVSTESMKAFQFPMAEVLRNAAKESGAFDVVVPTDALCKSNYCDAYVNDTYIYRDADHIRRNMGREINAILAARIGLSTALAENARELSASTGSKAATITAGGS, encoded by the coding sequence ATGAAATACCTTCCGGAGATCGACGGGCTACGCGCCGTCTCTGTAATCGCGGTACTGCTTTACCACCTTGGAGTTACCTGGATTCCCGGGGGTTTTACCGGAGTCGACGTATTTTTCGTAATTTCCGGATTTCTAATTACGACCATTATCCGCGACGACATTCAACGCGGAACCTTCTCGTTCGCCAAGTTCTATGCCCGCCGCATTCGGCGGATCTTCCCCGCGCTCGTTGCCGTGTTACTGGCGACAGCTCTGATGGGCTACTTCGTGCTAGCTCCGGGAGACTATGCGAGCCAAGGTCGCAGTGCCATAGCAGCCGCGGCATCTGTATCCAATGTCTATTTCTATTTCAATACCGGCTATTTTGATAATTCGGCCGAGACGCTGCCACTCTTGCACACGTGGTCCCTCGGTGTCGAAGAGCAGTTCTACATCATTCTTCCGATATTCCTGATCCTTCTTTCTAAAACCCGACTGCAACAGTATCTCGGCCCGATCTTGCTAGCCGTGATGGGTGTGTCATTTGCCGCGAGCGCATGGCGTGTTGGAGTGGATCAGAAATCGGCGTTCTACCTTGTTCACTACCGTGCTTGGGAATTGGGCGCTGGTGCGATCCTGGCCTTTATCCCTTCATGGAGGGCCAAGGCACCGCAATGGCTCGCACAGCTGGCAACGCTGGTTGGACTAGGTCTGGTCGGATATTCAATCTTTTCCCCCCATCCAGTCCAATCCTTCCCAGGTATCGGTGCACTGCCTGCTACGGTTGGCGCTGCCCTGCTTTTGGCCTTCTCCGGCCGGAAGGGACTAGTAAATCGAACTCTTTCGCTTCCACCAATGGTGTTTATCGGGAAGATCTCTTACTCGCTCTACCTTTGGCACTGGCCCCTCATAGCCTATTGGCGCCATTACACTTCGTGGGCACCACTGTCTCAAGGTGAACAGATTTTGATTGGAGCAAGCGCGATCGCCGCCGGCTGGGCCTCGTGGCGATTTGTTGAAACGCCGTTCCGCCATGGAACGGCTACCAACTGGCGCTCGATCTGGGTGGGCATCGGGACCATGGCCGCGGCTACTGCCCCCGCCATCGCCATTGCACTTTCCGCAGGCATGCCAGGACGGCTGCCTCCCGAATACACAGCCCTTCAGAGCAAGGATGCTATGTGGCAGTGGGACTGCCCCGAAAACCTCTCCTTGCATGGAGAGTACCTATGTAGCGCCGGCGCCCCATGGAGCACGGCGAACGTTCAAGCGGTTGTAATCGGTGACAGCCATGCCCAGCACATGATGCCCTTGCTCCACGAAGCCGGAGTTAGATCGAATACAGCCATAGGCATGATCGGATCTTGCCCTCCTATCTTTAATCCAGAACCAGGAGGATTGCAGCATTTCGATCGCGCCTTTGTGAAACGATGCATCGAATCTCGTCAGCAACTATTCGACTTTTTACAAAAAAATCCAGACGTCAGTACGGTTGTTGTCGCAGGGCTGTGGCCGATGCTCGGATACTCTGTGTACAAAACCGACGAAGAGCTTTCTGAAGTAATGGCGGCGAGGAACACTGCTTCGCCCACCGCTCAAGGAAACGCCTTTTCGGCCGGATCCCATCACATTTCTCGCGAACTTCGAGCTCTAGCAGATGAACTTCGAAATGTTCGGCCGGGCGTTCGAATGATCGTGATTTCTGATATCCCCACGTTCCAGCGTGATCCACTGCCGTGTGTACTGACCCGGTCCAGTGCGCTACTCCGGCGCTCGTGCGACGAAAAAACTGAAATGGTGTCGACGGAATCCATGAAAGCGTTTCAGTTCCCCATGGCCGAAGTGCTGCGCAACGCTGCAAAGGAGTCCGGAGCCTTCGACGTGGTGGTACCAACGGACGCACTCTGCAAGTCCAACTACTGCGACGCATACGTGAACGATACGTATATTTATCGTGACGCCGATCACATTCGTAGAAACATGGGCCGTGAAATCAACGCGATCCTGGCTGCACGGATCGGTTTAAGCACAGCACTAGCGGAGAATGCCCGCGAGCTCTCGGCAAGCACCGGATCTAAAGCTGCCACGATCACAGCTGGAGGCAGCTAG
- a CDS encoding LIC_12616 family protein translates to MSVQISITENQLVEDLAAFFKTLVDCDVVRGLPGWVPAPPRECVAITPLAAQGLSVPVMTYADPSPAAGKRIMTQATHWSARVDGYGARALDLALTLSIALRSQYGCEFLGKLGRTQPLYAGELKQLPFESGESQTFERWSFDAVLQFNPSISVPQQFADHLHVGLIEADTTYPTGA, encoded by the coding sequence ATGAGCGTTCAGATCAGCATCACTGAAAACCAGCTGGTAGAGGACCTCGCCGCATTCTTCAAGACCTTGGTCGACTGCGACGTTGTCCGCGGTTTGCCTGGCTGGGTTCCCGCGCCACCGCGCGAGTGCGTCGCCATTACTCCGCTGGCGGCGCAGGGCCTTTCCGTGCCGGTCATGACCTATGCCGATCCGTCGCCTGCGGCGGGGAAACGAATCATGACCCAGGCCACGCACTGGTCTGCCCGGGTGGATGGCTACGGGGCGCGGGCCCTGGACCTGGCGCTCACGTTGTCGATTGCCTTGCGCAGCCAGTACGGGTGCGAGTTCCTGGGAAAGCTGGGAAGAACTCAACCGCTATACGCGGGCGAGCTCAAGCAATTGCCCTTCGAGAGCGGAGAAAGCCAGACCTTCGAGCGGTGGTCGTTCGACGCCGTCCTGCAGTTCAACCCTTCCATTAGCGTGCCGCAGCAGTTTGCGGACCACCTTCACGTGGGCCTCATCGAGGCCGACACCACCTACCCTACGGGAGCTTAA
- a CDS encoding acyltransferase family protein — protein MLNSIQLLRVAAALLVFGAHMPQWALPMQDPRSCGRDAVMCGAIGIDIFFCISGFLMYVTTANKNHGARTAVSFFVRRIFRIWPLYIVATVLYMSYWQVPVLNYLRPLLFLPIHQEVGFRDPPISAGWTLNFEMYFYVLAAAALMFPWKVKGAAVLVAVLGITSFFLGDKTYFMGSIIVEFAFGVVLGAVFLHKQTWLALQQFRVPMLIGSILVFLLAAHGTDWPKDPGLAVPRMEILVYTFEATLPRFIAWGLPALLLMTSVMLFESKIPKSAASLGDYTYSIYLLYLPIASWIEIYSKTLSSQTYAAVQNHGGFAALLVVALFASSFISYHIIERPFQWLGGLLAKSIERRPIKNAATPAC, from the coding sequence ATGCTCAATAGCATTCAGCTTCTTCGCGTCGCCGCCGCCCTTCTTGTATTCGGGGCGCACATGCCGCAGTGGGCTCTGCCGATGCAAGATCCACGTAGTTGCGGCCGCGATGCCGTTATGTGCGGCGCTATTGGGATCGATATCTTTTTCTGCATCAGCGGCTTCCTGATGTACGTCACCACAGCAAACAAGAACCATGGTGCTCGCACTGCAGTGTCATTCTTTGTCCGCAGGATTTTTCGCATCTGGCCGCTCTATATCGTGGCAACCGTGCTCTACATGAGCTACTGGCAAGTGCCAGTGCTCAACTATCTGCGCCCATTACTCTTTCTTCCCATACATCAGGAAGTCGGTTTTCGAGACCCCCCCATCTCGGCGGGATGGACGTTGAACTTCGAAATGTACTTCTATGTTCTAGCAGCCGCCGCTTTGATGTTTCCGTGGAAGGTGAAAGGAGCAGCTGTCCTAGTCGCCGTGTTGGGGATCACTTCTTTTTTCCTGGGAGACAAAACGTACTTCATGGGCTCGATCATCGTCGAGTTCGCATTTGGAGTCGTTCTGGGGGCCGTGTTTCTACATAAACAGACTTGGTTGGCGCTTCAGCAATTTCGAGTTCCTATGCTCATTGGCAGCATCCTCGTTTTTCTCTTAGCGGCTCATGGAACAGACTGGCCGAAGGACCCGGGGCTTGCAGTTCCACGAATGGAAATCCTCGTTTATACATTCGAAGCAACGTTACCAAGATTCATCGCCTGGGGGCTCCCAGCGCTGCTCTTAATGACTTCCGTCATGCTATTCGAAAGCAAGATTCCGAAGAGCGCCGCAAGCCTAGGCGATTACACGTACTCAATTTACCTCCTGTACCTTCCGATCGCGTCGTGGATTGAAATCTATTCGAAAACGCTAAGCTCGCAGACCTACGCTGCGGTGCAAAACCACGGGGGCTTTGCGGCGCTGCTCGTCGTGGCGCTATTCGCGTCATCGTTTATCTCGTATCACATAATTGAACGGCCGTTTCAATGGCTGGGTGGACTGTTGGCGAAAAGCATAGAACGCAGGCCAATAAAAAACGCAGCGACGCCCGCCTGTTGA
- a CDS encoding YdaU family protein: protein MNYYSHNIGDYAQATAHLSLLEDAIYSRLLRRYYAEEQPIVDNLQQVFRWVGARSEEEREAAAQVLAEFFVLRDGHWHNKRADVEIAAYHVKAETAKANGRRGGRPRQGGCNPEQPSGFPMGFDEQPGHGPAEGGSEANQEPGTKNQEPTEHASRKRGSGFDASVIELPDWLDREDWVSWIADRKARKKPVTQEGARRQLQQLAAYLAAGHRPGAVIANSIAGGYQGLFPPRTSATAGQQPAGRAQRLADWTEELREVLADDGRPRERFMGTIDATR, encoded by the coding sequence ATGAACTACTACAGCCACAACATCGGTGACTACGCACAGGCCACGGCGCATCTGAGCCTGCTCGAAGATGCCATCTACAGCCGCCTGCTGCGCCGGTACTACGCCGAAGAGCAGCCCATCGTGGACAACCTGCAGCAGGTATTCCGGTGGGTGGGCGCCCGTAGCGAAGAAGAAAGAGAGGCGGCCGCGCAGGTGCTGGCCGAGTTCTTCGTCCTGCGCGATGGCCATTGGCACAACAAGCGGGCGGACGTGGAGATTGCCGCGTATCACGTCAAGGCCGAGACCGCCAAGGCCAACGGCAGGCGAGGCGGCCGGCCCAGGCAGGGCGGGTGCAATCCGGAACAACCCAGTGGGTTTCCCATGGGTTTCGACGAGCAACCCGGCCATGGCCCGGCAGAAGGCGGATCGGAAGCTAACCAAGAACCAGGAACCAAGAACCAGGAACCAACAGAACACGCCTCCCGCAAGCGGGGAAGCGGATTCGATGCTTCCGTGATCGAACTGCCGGATTGGCTGGACCGCGAGGACTGGGTCAGCTGGATCGCCGACCGCAAGGCCCGTAAAAAGCCGGTGACGCAGGAGGGCGCCAGGCGCCAGCTGCAACAGCTTGCCGCCTATCTGGCCGCAGGGCATCGGCCAGGCGCCGTGATCGCAAACAGCATCGCGGGCGGGTATCAGGGCCTCTTCCCGCCGCGGACATCCGCTACAGCTGGCCAACAACCGGCAGGCAGGGCGCAACGCCTGGCCGACTGGACCGAGGAGCTGCGAGAAGTACTGGCCGACGATGGCAGGCCGCGCGAGCGGTTCATGGGGACGATCGATGCAACCCGCTGA
- a CDS encoding DUF3383 domain-containing protein produces MSIPASEIVQVVPGVIAAGGSALDLNGLILTHDTAVPIGTVQSFATARDVQRFFGPTSTEAALADVYFNGFDNSTRKPGNLLYAQYPAAAVSAYLRGGSMAAVTLAQLQALSGILTVSVDGVAKTSSSIDLSTATSFSNAASIIEAAFTAMGATCGYDAQRAAFVITSATDGAASTVSYGSGTLASGLKLTQAAGALVSHGAAAGVPAVDMGRIIDLTQNWAAFMTTFEPDTAGKVAFSAWTNAQGDRYAYVGWDTDVTATQQGNTSNWAAVVSANEYSGSVPVYKDILHAAFVLGAVASLDFERTNGRATLAFKGQSGLAFSVTDATTAQTLIDNGYNFYGDYATSNDRFRFLYPGQISGNWKWVDTYVNQIWLNAAFQQALMSLLTQVNAIPYNIDGYTLIDAACLDPINAAVNFGAIRAGVTLSSQQKAQINSQAGVDISDTLQTRGWYLQIKDATPQVREARGTPPMTFWYLDGGSVQQITLASLAIL; encoded by the coding sequence ATGTCCATTCCCGCCAGTGAAATCGTCCAGGTCGTGCCTGGCGTGATCGCCGCCGGCGGATCGGCGCTCGATTTGAACGGCCTGATCCTGACCCACGATACTGCCGTCCCCATCGGCACCGTCCAGAGCTTCGCGACTGCGCGCGACGTCCAGCGCTTCTTCGGTCCCACCTCGACCGAAGCCGCCCTGGCCGACGTCTACTTCAACGGCTTCGACAACTCGACCCGCAAGCCGGGCAATCTGCTGTATGCCCAATATCCGGCGGCAGCGGTTTCGGCCTATTTGCGTGGCGGCTCGATGGCCGCCGTGACGCTGGCCCAGCTGCAGGCGCTGTCCGGCATCCTGACGGTCAGCGTGGATGGCGTGGCCAAGACGTCCTCCAGCATCGACCTGTCGACGGCAACGAGCTTCTCGAACGCCGCCTCGATCATCGAAGCGGCGTTCACCGCCATGGGCGCGACCTGCGGCTATGACGCGCAGCGCGCCGCTTTCGTGATCACCTCGGCCACCGACGGCGCCGCCAGCACGGTCTCCTATGGCAGCGGCACCCTCGCATCGGGCTTGAAGCTGACGCAGGCCGCAGGCGCCCTGGTGTCGCATGGGGCCGCGGCCGGCGTCCCGGCGGTGGACATGGGCCGGATTATCGACCTGACCCAGAACTGGGCGGCGTTCATGACGACCTTCGAGCCCGATACGGCCGGCAAGGTGGCGTTTTCGGCGTGGACCAATGCCCAGGGCGACCGCTATGCCTACGTCGGTTGGGACACCGATGTCACCGCCACGCAGCAGGGCAATACGTCCAACTGGGCGGCGGTCGTAAGCGCCAACGAGTACTCGGGTTCCGTGCCTGTCTACAAGGACATCCTGCATGCCGCCTTTGTCCTGGGCGCGGTGGCGTCGCTGGACTTCGAACGCACCAACGGCCGCGCCACGCTGGCGTTCAAAGGCCAGTCGGGCCTGGCGTTCTCGGTGACCGACGCCACGACCGCTCAGACGCTGATCGACAACGGCTACAACTTCTATGGCGACTACGCCACCAGCAACGACCGCTTCCGCTTCCTGTACCCGGGCCAGATCAGCGGCAACTGGAAATGGGTCGACACCTACGTCAATCAGATCTGGTTGAACGCGGCGTTCCAGCAGGCACTGATGAGCTTGCTGACCCAGGTGAACGCCATTCCCTACAACATCGACGGCTACACGCTGATCGACGCTGCCTGCCTGGACCCGATCAACGCCGCGGTCAACTTCGGCGCCATCCGCGCCGGCGTGACGCTGTCGAGCCAGCAGAAGGCGCAGATCAACAGCCAGGCCGGCGTGGATATCTCCGACACGCTCCAGACCCGCGGCTGGTATCTGCAGATCAAGGACGCGACGCCGCAGGTGCGAGAGGCTCGCGGCACCCCGCCCATGACGTTCTGGTACCTGGACGGCGGTTCCGTCCAGCAGATCACCCTGGCCTCGCTGGCCATTCTTTAA
- a CDS encoding FkbM family methyltransferase: protein MASADDEHLGLTERLAHVKPEHSKTVFSHWGEDSIEQFIFRDFGAGRYLDIGCYHPALYSNTMALYQRGWTGVNVDPNPFMIEQCGKYRPKDTSINKAVGAKKGRMEYYNFHDWASSNTANKDFAKAVAAVSAVEVPAPTLVEVLTLADIINEYFHGKAPDFLNIDVEELDIEVLESGDWGSHRPSVVAVEDISFVADRPADSAIHRFMRERDYILFSRCVFTSLYIERTFNNSGPKFPC, encoded by the coding sequence ATGGCATCCGCCGACGATGAGCACCTTGGCCTTACAGAACGATTGGCTCATGTAAAGCCCGAGCATTCGAAGACAGTCTTTTCCCACTGGGGTGAAGACAGTATCGAACAATTCATCTTCCGAGATTTTGGTGCCGGACGATATCTTGACATAGGTTGCTACCACCCCGCTCTGTATTCAAATACCATGGCCCTCTATCAGCGCGGATGGACCGGAGTCAACGTCGACCCGAATCCATTCATGATCGAACAGTGTGGAAAATACAGGCCCAAAGACACAAGTATCAACAAGGCGGTGGGCGCCAAGAAGGGCCGCATGGAGTACTACAACTTCCACGATTGGGCCTCGAGTAATACCGCGAACAAAGACTTCGCCAAGGCTGTCGCCGCTGTCAGCGCGGTAGAGGTTCCCGCACCGACGTTGGTAGAGGTGCTGACCCTGGCGGACATCATCAACGAGTACTTCCATGGGAAGGCGCCAGATTTCCTCAACATTGACGTTGAAGAATTGGATATCGAGGTGCTCGAATCTGGCGATTGGGGCTCCCACAGGCCCTCAGTGGTAGCCGTCGAAGACATCAGCTTTGTTGCGGACCGGCCGGCTGATTCCGCTATCCACCGCTTTATGCGAGAGCGCGATTACATCCTCTTCTCGCGGTGTGTTTTCACCAGTCTTTACATCGAACGAACGTTCAACAACTCTGGCCCTAAGTTCCCCTGCTGA
- a CDS encoding helix-turn-helix transcriptional regulator: MTFQKRITQAFNEEAARRADAAEPRLTKTDLWKAAGASSGAATHWFNGSNGMDMATCIKVAPLLRVNAQWLYDGTAPKLPARDGSLAAAVLAPPPWPFPGIPEEQVRALPPDQLNKLQGALALAIAQLKLGIDVSPGTTAPQMPTVLRSDSLVDTYLSRDEFPMRIDDLPAAPWEGGKTTRQTEREGRVRISTQTGVVANVGVGEPPAANDRFEKVPELADVRLAAGDPIENHAEEQTGMIQFRKSFLRSVGADNGRGRVVYAKGDSMEPVIRDGAALLVVPNESLTLQDIAAGGVYAINYDGKMIVKTVARERLTGQWVARSFNSLHDDIPLENGASVRVLGRVVWAGARLRDDEAGRWRVE; the protein is encoded by the coding sequence ATGACCTTTCAGAAGCGAATCACACAGGCGTTCAACGAGGAAGCGGCCCGCCGGGCGGACGCGGCCGAGCCACGCCTTACCAAGACAGACCTATGGAAGGCCGCCGGCGCCTCTTCCGGCGCCGCGACGCATTGGTTCAATGGGTCCAACGGCATGGACATGGCGACCTGCATCAAGGTCGCCCCGCTGCTGCGCGTGAACGCGCAATGGCTGTATGACGGCACCGCCCCGAAACTGCCTGCGCGCGATGGATCCCTGGCCGCAGCGGTGCTGGCGCCCCCTCCGTGGCCCTTCCCGGGCATCCCGGAAGAACAGGTGCGGGCATTGCCCCCGGATCAGCTGAACAAATTGCAGGGCGCGCTTGCGCTGGCGATCGCGCAATTGAAGCTGGGGATTGACGTATCCCCTGGGACTACCGCGCCGCAAATGCCGACGGTCCTGCGCAGCGACTCGCTGGTGGACACCTATTTGTCCCGGGACGAGTTCCCCATGCGCATCGATGACCTGCCCGCGGCGCCCTGGGAAGGTGGCAAGACCACGCGCCAGACAGAGCGCGAAGGCCGGGTCCGGATCAGCACCCAGACAGGCGTGGTCGCCAACGTAGGCGTGGGCGAACCGCCCGCGGCCAACGACAGGTTCGAGAAGGTCCCGGAACTGGCCGACGTGCGGCTGGCGGCGGGCGACCCCATCGAGAACCACGCCGAAGAGCAGACCGGCATGATCCAGTTCCGCAAGTCATTCCTCAGATCGGTAGGCGCGGACAACGGCCGGGGCCGAGTCGTCTACGCGAAGGGCGACAGCATGGAACCCGTCATCCGTGACGGCGCTGCCTTGCTGGTGGTCCCCAACGAAAGCCTGACGCTGCAGGACATCGCCGCCGGCGGCGTCTATGCCATCAACTACGACGGCAAGATGATCGTCAAGACGGTGGCCAGGGAACGGCTTACCGGACAATGGGTGGCGCGCTCGTTCAATTCCTTGCACGATGACATACCGCTGGAAAACGGGGCATCGGTGCGGGTGTTGGGGCGGGTTGTGTGGGCCGGAGCAAGGTTGCGGGATGATGAGGCGGGGCGGTGGCGGGTTGAGTGA